One window from the genome of Candidatus Yanofskybacteria bacterium encodes:
- a CDS encoding S8 family serine peptidase, translating into MTNMKTYRKLVFCLLFGGFLAFLPMAHASADNSRYFVKSTKGFWKNALGVRHNFDNGFTTDASDFQLRLAKVFGVEIEPVAILQILPGEPTVTSDTDSDSKISPAFSSDDSDIVSPKISAPKSIKGKGGTIRYLPSDQTPWGIETIYANSAIETTSGGLGINVAILDTGILVSHPDLARRITQCKDFSNFRYPVVDGKCDDKNGHGTHVAGIIAADAGADGKGLYGVAPQANLFAYKVCGTNGSCYADDIATALRMAADEGAKVVNMSFGSDQESSLIRDAVDYAFSKGSLLVAAAGNDGPFPDSIDYPAAYASVVAVGAINQTKSVTDWSSRGINSTTTPWIVENRDVELATPGEYIESTWNNKGYAILSGTSMASPFVVGLAAKYWQSSASASISDQLLATRDYLHFLANDLLPLGDDDASGFGLPQVK; encoded by the coding sequence ATGACAAACATGAAAACTTATAGAAAACTAGTTTTTTGCTTACTTTTTGGGGGTTTTTTGGCATTTTTGCCGATGGCTCACGCTTCTGCTGATAATAGCAGATATTTCGTCAAATCAACGAAAGGATTTTGGAAAAATGCTCTTGGAGTTAGACATAATTTTGACAATGGTTTTACCACCGATGCTTCCGACTTCCAATTACGCTTGGCTAAGGTTTTCGGAGTAGAAATTGAACCAGTTGCCATATTACAGATTTTACCTGGCGAGCCAACGGTTACTTCCGATACAGATTCCGATTCCAAAATTAGTCCAGCGTTTTCTTCAGACGATTCAGATATTGTATCTCCCAAAATTTCCGCGCCGAAAAGTATAAAAGGCAAGGGCGGCACAATTCGCTATCTTCCTTCGGATCAAACGCCTTGGGGCATTGAAACGATTTATGCCAATTCGGCCATTGAAACGACTTCTGGAGGCCTGGGAATAAATGTTGCTATTTTGGATACCGGCATTCTGGTTTCCCATCCTGATTTGGCAAGGAGAATCACGCAGTGCAAGGATTTTTCAAATTTTAGATATCCGGTAGTTGATGGCAAATGCGATGACAAGAATGGTCATGGTACCCATGTGGCCGGTATTATAGCGGCTGACGCAGGTGCTGATGGCAAAGGGTTATATGGCGTCGCTCCACAAGCCAACCTTTTTGCCTATAAGGTTTGCGGCACAAACGGTTCTTGTTATGCCGATGATATCGCCACCGCTTTGCGTATGGCCGCAGATGAGGGAGCCAAAGTGGTAAATATGAGTTTCGGTTCAGACCAAGAATCGTCATTGATACGCGATGCGGTTGACTACGCTTTTTCCAAAGGTTCGCTTTTGGTGGCCGCTGCTGGCAATGATGGGCCGTTTCCGGACAGTATTGATTATCCGGCCGCCTACGCTTCTGTTGTTGCTGTTGGTGCCATAAATCAAACAAAATCTGTGACAGATTGGAGTTCTCGGGGCATCAATTCAACCACGACACCTTGGATTGTGGAGAATAGAGACGTGGAACTAGCCACACCCGGTGAATATATTGAGTCAACTTGGAACAACAAGGGCTATGCAATACTTTCAGGCACTTCAATGGCTTCACCGTTTGTTGTGGGTCTTGCCGCTAAATACTGGCAATCATCCGCTTCTGCTTCTATTTCAGATCAACTTTTAGCAACTCGCGATTACCTTCACTTTTTAGCAAACGACCTCTTGCCTCTTGGGGACGATGATGCCTCAGGTTTTGGGCTGCCTCAAGTGAAATAA
- a CDS encoding O-antigen ligase family protein, with protein sequence MSERLERTIFYLLIFTIPVQARVILHSWTRPFNQWTSAYLYGTDIFLVLLLIFWLARSLKINNGPISNFQFPISSKFSILKSSNLWLLSFLIISAISVFNSRIIGLSFYQLLKLAEFIGFYFYLQHNFGKVFQFRTVLAVIIASGFFQSIIAIVQYAKQGSIGLRLLGESPLSVNTTGMAVFMADGEKYLRAYGTATHPNILAAWLFVAIFAFYYWFLYYHTAQDRRFHDVPKLFIYPVLLFGFFFTFSRVIIGLWVLGVLATFVIVFLKREFRENKILKRKMFILFSVSVAAALLFSVIFWPQVNSRIHVSAQEEAVTQRVFYNKIAGSTALSNPLLGVGIGQFVLNLMYKFKHLPSVAYQPVHNIYLLIVSETGFIGFGTLMLFIFYIFYNFIHHADFTKLRTVFFLIFALSFIVIGIFDHFLLTSQQGSLAFWLVLAFITANGDKN encoded by the coding sequence ATGTCTGAAAGGCTGGAGCGAACCATTTTTTATTTATTGATATTTACCATACCGGTCCAGGCGCGGGTGATTTTGCATAGTTGGACTCGACCGTTCAACCAGTGGACATCAGCCTATCTTTATGGGACGGATATATTTCTCGTCTTGTTATTAATTTTTTGGCTGGCGAGAAGTCTGAAAATTAACAATGGCCCAATTTCAAATTTCCAATTTCCAATTTCCAGTAAATTTTCAATTTTAAAATCATCAAACCTTTGGTTGCTATCATTTTTAATAATTTCGGCAATTTCTGTTTTTAATTCGCGTATCATCGGTCTATCTTTTTACCAACTGCTCAAACTGGCCGAGTTTATCGGATTCTATTTCTATTTGCAACACAATTTTGGCAAAGTTTTTCAATTCAGAACGGTCTTAGCTGTTATTATCGCGTCCGGTTTTTTTCAATCAATAATTGCCATTGTTCAATATGCTAAGCAAGGGAGTATCGGTTTGCGGTTGCTAGGCGAGAGTCCACTTTCTGTTAATACAACCGGCATGGCCGTGTTCATGGCTGATGGCGAGAAATATCTGCGCGCTTATGGTACCGCCACGCACCCTAACATTTTAGCCGCTTGGTTGTTTGTAGCAATTTTCGCTTTTTATTATTGGTTTTTATATTATCACACAGCACAAGACAGACGGTTTCATGATGTGCCGAAGTTGTTTATTTACCCTGTTTTACTCTTCGGCTTTTTCTTTACTTTTTCGCGAGTAATTATAGGACTTTGGGTTTTGGGTGTTTTAGCAACATTTGTCATTGTTTTTTTAAAAAGAGAGTTTCGCGAAAATAAAATATTAAAGCGCAAAATGTTTATTCTTTTTTCAGTTTCCGTAGCGGCAGCCTTGTTGTTTTCGGTTATTTTTTGGCCTCAGGTGAATTCACGTATTCATGTTTCAGCGCAGGAGGAGGCAGTTACCCAGCGGGTTTTTTACAATAAGATAGCTGGTTCTACCGCCCTATCAAATCCACTGCTTGGAGTCGGGATCGGTCAATTCGTGCTGAATCTTATGTATAAATTTAAACATTTACCGTCAGTAGCCTATCAGCCTGTCCACAATATTTATTTACTGATAGTTAGCGAAACTGGGTTTATCGGCTTCGGCACGCTCATGCTGTTTATATTTTATATTTTTTATAATTTTATCCATCACGCAGATTTCACGAAACTTCGTACCGTGTTTTTTCTAATTTTCGCCCTCTCTTTTATTGTAATTGGTATTTTTGATCATTTTCTTTTGACATCCCAGCAGGGAAGTTTGGCTTTCTGGTTGGTATTGGCTTTCATAACCGCAAATGGCGATAAAAATTAG
- the lon gene encoding endopeptidase La, translating into MSFTSNNITIKEELPLIPLKNVVLFPRVAIPLLVQRPKSAGSLDLAMSQDRLVVFVAQKNIYDDVNQKDLFRIGTVGRVFEVHKLPDGSSKINVEGVARVRIKEFSQIDPFFKVKIEPVKMTMPKNVETEALTRATVDQFKKLLEVRQMPTVINDLVEALNQVRDPEQVVDLIAINLNLELKDQQDILETTDSVEALKKVNFYISREIEIIDAEKKVFKETKKQLGKMQKEVFLREQMKSIEKELGIDSEKGEIEIIRAKIKVAGMPKETEAKALKELARFEKMPSFSPEISYLRTYLDWLVELPWSKKSPGNGGKLELKNAEKILNHDHYGLKKAKERIVEYLAVQKQVGKIKGPILCFVGPPGVGKTSIGKSIARALGRKFVRMSLGGLRDEAEIRGHRRTYVGALPGRIIQGIHTAGTRNPVFMLDEIDKVGIDFRGDPSAALLEALDPEQNFAFSDHYLELPFDLSDVLFITTANVLDTIPPALRDRLEIIEFPGYTEEEKLHIAKKYLLPKLFQEHGLKEHTLDFADQILADVIRKHTREAGVRDLERQLATILRKVTRKIVEKKSKDKIGVSSKTLHTYLGPVRYTHQQAETNDEIGVATGLAWTPVGGEVLSIEATKMPGRGKLLLTGHLGEVMRESAYAALSYARSQASKLGIKNDFYKEDIHVHVPSGAIPKDGPSAGTAMVVAIISLFTGKSVRKDVGMTGEITLRGKVLEIGGVKEKVLAAHRAGLKIVILPDDNRKDIAEDIPREIRRDLKFKFVKSVDELLKIALR; encoded by the coding sequence ATGTCCTTTACTTCCAACAACATCACAATAAAAGAAGAATTGCCCTTAATTCCACTGAAGAATGTGGTGCTTTTTCCACGGGTGGCAATTCCACTTTTAGTGCAAAGGCCGAAGTCGGCTGGCAGTTTGGATTTGGCCATGTCGCAAGATCGGCTGGTGGTTTTTGTCGCCCAGAAGAATATCTACGATGATGTTAACCAGAAAGATTTGTTCAGGATCGGAACAGTTGGCCGTGTTTTTGAAGTGCACAAACTTCCGGACGGTTCTTCAAAAATTAATGTGGAAGGCGTTGCTAGAGTAAGAATAAAAGAATTTTCACAAATTGACCCGTTTTTTAAAGTTAAAATAGAACCAGTGAAAATGACCATGCCCAAAAACGTTGAAACCGAAGCCTTAACTCGTGCAACAGTTGATCAGTTTAAAAAACTTTTGGAAGTGCGCCAAATGCCAACAGTTATAAATGACTTAGTAGAAGCGCTCAATCAGGTCAGAGACCCCGAGCAAGTCGTTGATTTGATCGCCATCAACCTCAATTTGGAGCTTAAAGACCAGCAGGACATTTTAGAAACTACAGATTCAGTAGAAGCGCTTAAGAAGGTTAATTTTTATATTTCGCGCGAGATTGAAATAATTGACGCTGAAAAAAAGGTATTTAAAGAAACCAAGAAACAGCTTGGCAAAATGCAGAAAGAGGTGTTCTTGCGCGAGCAGATGAAAAGCATTGAAAAAGAACTCGGCATTGATAGCGAAAAAGGTGAGATTGAAATAATTCGTGCAAAAATAAAAGTGGCTGGTATGCCCAAGGAGACCGAAGCCAAGGCGCTCAAGGAGTTGGCTAGGTTTGAGAAGATGCCTTCGTTCAGTCCAGAGATTTCATATTTGCGTACCTATCTTGATTGGTTGGTGGAACTGCCGTGGTCTAAGAAATCGCCCGGCAATGGCGGTAAGTTAGAATTAAAAAATGCCGAAAAAATACTAAACCATGATCATTATGGCCTAAAAAAAGCAAAGGAAAGAATAGTCGAATATTTGGCCGTCCAAAAACAAGTTGGCAAAATCAAGGGGCCGATACTTTGTTTCGTCGGCCCGCCCGGCGTAGGTAAAACTTCTATTGGCAAATCAATTGCCCGCGCATTGGGGCGTAAATTTGTCCGCATGTCTCTTGGCGGATTGCGCGATGAAGCCGAAATACGAGGGCACAGGCGGACATATGTCGGCGCATTGCCGGGCAGAATCATACAGGGAATCCATACTGCAGGCACGCGCAATCCGGTTTTCATGCTGGATGAAATAGATAAGGTCGGCATTGATTTCCGTGGAGATCCTTCGGCGGCTTTATTGGAAGCGTTGGACCCTGAACAAAATTTTGCTTTTTCAGATCATTATCTGGAATTGCCTTTTGATTTATCAGATGTTTTATTTATCACGACCGCCAATGTATTAGATACAATTCCCCCGGCGTTGCGAGACCGTTTGGAAATAATAGAGTTTCCTGGGTATACCGAAGAGGAAAAACTGCATATCGCCAAGAAATATCTTTTGCCCAAACTTTTCCAGGAGCACGGCCTAAAAGAACACACGCTTGATTTTGCAGACCAGATTTTAGCTGATGTTATTCGCAAACACACTCGTGAAGCCGGGGTGCGCGATCTTGAACGACAGTTGGCCACAATTCTTCGCAAGGTTACCAGAAAAATTGTAGAAAAAAAGTCTAAAGACAAAATTGGTGTCTCTTCCAAAACCTTGCACACGTATCTGGGACCGGTCAGATATACACACCAACAGGCGGAAACCAATGACGAGATAGGCGTGGCGACCGGATTGGCATGGACACCTGTCGGCGGTGAGGTTTTATCAATTGAGGCCACCAAAATGCCTGGCCGAGGCAAACTGTTGTTAACCGGCCATTTGGGCGAAGTCATGAGAGAATCAGCTTATGCCGCCTTAAGTTACGCGCGTTCGCAGGCATCAAAGCTTGGAATTAAAAATGACTTTTACAAAGAGGATATTCACGTGCATGTGCCATCTGGCGCCATTCCCAAAGATGGACCGTCAGCGGGGACTGCTATGGTAGTAGCGATTATTTCACTTTTTACCGGCAAATCCGTTCGTAAAGACGTCGGCATGACGGGGGAGATAACATTACGCGGCAAGGTTCTTGAAATTGGCGGTGTAAAAGAAAAAGTATTAGCCGCGCATAGAGCCGGACTTAAGATAGTGATATTACCAGATGACAACAGAAAAGATATTGCCGAAGACATTCCTCGCGAAATTCGCCGAGACCTCAAATTCAAATTCGTCAAAAGCGTGGATGAACTGCTCAAAATCGCTCTCCGGTAA
- a CDS encoding MBL fold metallo-hydrolase produces the protein MKISFYGGARSVTGANYLLEHNGTKMLVDCGLNQGTRYAEELNYRPFGYDPNGIKYIFITHSHIDHIGRLPKLYKDGFRGKVFSTSATRDLIAVALPDNFNKIQEEAREMGHEPLFKQEDLDGLMSLVEGVFYDKSVELGDISVVFHDAGHILGSAIIEIQWHNQTLGGNKKIYFSGDLGNPPTPLLRPTEQVKDANYIVIESAYGDRVHEDREERKAKLASIIKMTIKRMGVLMIPSFAIERTQELLHELNGLFNNKEIPRVPVFVDSPLANKMTAVYQKHSEYFNKETMYLINSGDDVFNFPDLKLTSTVEESKAINNVPSPKIIIAGSGMSQGGRILHHEIRYLPDANSAILFVGYQVDGSLGRRIQSGEKEVKIMGQNIQVKCRIENLSAYSAHADQPGLLKWVGGSAVGDSETSSLKKVFVVQGEDESARTLANLVHEKYHVEAVAPVEGESFEL, from the coding sequence ATGAAAATAAGTTTTTATGGGGGAGCACGGTCGGTGACTGGAGCCAACTACCTCCTTGAACACAATGGAACAAAAATGCTTGTGGATTGCGGGTTGAATCAAGGCACCAGATATGCCGAAGAATTGAATTACCGTCCGTTCGGATACGATCCCAATGGAATAAAATACATTTTTATCACGCATAGCCACATTGACCATATTGGTCGTTTACCTAAACTTTATAAGGATGGTTTTCGCGGCAAAGTTTTTTCTACAAGTGCAACCCGTGACCTGATTGCCGTGGCACTGCCTGACAATTTTAATAAAATTCAGGAGGAAGCCAGAGAAATGGGACATGAGCCGTTATTTAAACAGGAAGACTTGGACGGTCTAATGTCACTGGTAGAAGGAGTTTTTTATGACAAGTCGGTTGAGCTTGGTGACATAAGCGTTGTTTTTCACGACGCCGGGCACATCTTGGGTTCTGCAATTATTGAAATCCAATGGCACAACCAAACTCTTGGTGGAAATAAAAAAATCTATTTTTCTGGCGATCTAGGCAATCCACCGACCCCGCTTTTACGGCCGACAGAACAGGTAAAAGATGCTAATTATATCGTGATAGAATCGGCTTACGGTGACCGCGTTCACGAAGACAGAGAAGAAAGAAAAGCAAAACTTGCCTCAATCATTAAAATGACCATTAAACGCATGGGAGTATTGATGATACCGTCATTTGCCATTGAGCGAACCCAGGAGCTTTTGCACGAACTTAACGGACTTTTTAATAATAAAGAAATTCCAAGAGTGCCAGTATTTGTTGACAGTCCCTTAGCCAACAAGATGACCGCTGTGTATCAAAAACATTCCGAGTATTTTAATAAAGAAACGATGTATTTAATAAATTCCGGAGATGATGTATTCAATTTCCCGGATTTGAAACTTACATCTACGGTGGAGGAGTCCAAAGCGATAAACAATGTGCCGTCGCCTAAAATTATTATTGCTGGTTCAGGCATGAGTCAGGGTGGCAGGATTTTACATCATGAGATTCGTTATTTGCCAGACGCCAACAGTGCAATTCTTTTTGTAGGATATCAGGTAGATGGTAGTTTGGGGCGGCGAATTCAAAGTGGAGAAAAAGAAGTCAAAATCATGGGCCAAAATATACAGGTCAAATGCCGCATAGAAAATCTGTCCGCTTATTCTGCCCATGCTGATCAGCCGGGCCTTCTCAAGTGGGTTGGCGGCTCTGCGGTTGGAGACAGCGAGACGAGCAGTCTCAAAAAAGTATTTGTTGTCCAGGGCGAGGACGAATCCGCGCGCACATTGGCAAATTTAGTACATGAAAAATATCACGTAGAAGCCGTAGCACCAGTTGAGGGTGAAAGTTTTGAATTATAA
- a CDS encoding MFS transporter produces the protein MVNRVIRHLVISDFFINFAFGLLAPIFAVFVLNNIEGGSLRVIGLATACYWIVRTATTVPLSRFMDRTDGERDEFYFVVAGTFIMSSLPLFYIFVSLPWHIYLIQAVLGLVNSMAVPGWRILFTDHIDRGKTGFEWSLEDIAIGISVGSSAYLGSILADKFGFKVVFILLAAMGYVSTIILSTLKNDAKTLMQIKREKLLQTLKLKRESAAPFKLDGTK, from the coding sequence ATGGTCAATCGCGTAATTCGTCATCTTGTAATTTCTGATTTTTTTATTAATTTTGCTTTCGGCCTTCTAGCGCCGATTTTTGCTGTTTTTGTCTTGAATAACATTGAAGGCGGCTCATTAAGGGTAATCGGATTGGCCACGGCTTGCTATTGGATTGTCCGCACTGCGACTACAGTGCCCTTGTCACGTTTTATGGATCGGACCGATGGCGAGCGTGATGAATTTTATTTTGTCGTTGCAGGCACCTTCATCATGTCTTCGTTGCCACTTTTTTATATTTTTGTAAGTTTGCCGTGGCATATCTACTTGATCCAAGCAGTTTTAGGGCTAGTTAATTCAATGGCTGTTCCGGGGTGGCGCATACTATTCACTGACCATATCGATCGTGGTAAAACCGGTTTTGAATGGTCGCTTGAGGATATTGCTATCGGTATTTCCGTAGGCTCAAGCGCGTATCTGGGATCCATATTGGCTGATAAATTCGGTTTTAAGGTTGTTTTTATTCTCTTGGCAGCCATGGGTTATGTTTCTACTATCATACTTTCAACTCTTAAAAATGACGCCAAAACGTTAATGCAAATAAAACGGGAAAAACTTCTTCAGACGCTCAAACTAAAGCGCGAATCCGCCGCGCCATTCAAATTAGACGGAACCAAGTAA
- a CDS encoding MgtC/SapB family protein, with protein MITETDLILRLLLAAGLGGAIGFERERAHKVAGLRTHALVAMGAALLSVISIYGFEGLTDGSAYDPSRLISNIIVGIGFIGGGAILRQGSRIMGTTTAATLWLVAAVGIAAGIGFIFGALAGAAVGYLVLTVLWQVEKRLIPKMPYQHISGAESVSHDIENFE; from the coding sequence ATGATTACTGAAACCGATTTGATTTTGAGATTGTTGCTGGCGGCCGGGTTGGGCGGGGCGATCGGGTTTGAACGTGAGAGGGCGCACAAAGTTGCCGGTTTGCGTACGCACGCTTTGGTGGCGATGGGAGCGGCACTGCTTTCCGTCATTTCAATCTATGGTTTTGAGGGTTTAACCGACGGAAGTGCGTATGACCCGTCGCGTTTGATTTCAAATATCATTGTTGGTATAGGTTTCATAGGCGGCGGAGCGATTTTACGCCAAGGGTCGCGGATTATGGGTACGACTACGGCGGCAACATTATGGCTTGTAGCGGCAGTTGGTATTGCCGCTGGAATTGGTTTTATTTTTGGAGCATTGGCTGGGGCGGCAGTCGGCTATTTGGTTTTAACAGTATTGTGGCAAGTTGAAAAACGGCTAATTCCCAAAATGCCGTATCAACACATTAGCGGGGCAGAATCGGTATCCCATGACATTGAAAATTTTGAGTAG
- the polX gene encoding DNA polymerase/3'-5' exonuclease PolX — translation MSNQELAKILSEIASFLEMNEIAFKPRAYEHAAFSIQSLEEDVGEIYKKGGIKALENIPGVGRGIAERIEEYIKTGRVKDYEKLKKQFPVDIKSLMTIEGVGPKLVKKLYQKLKIKNIADLEKAAKTGKLRGLEGLGEKSEQKILKGIEFLRQSHGRFLLGHVLPVARKILENLRALPYIKQAEAAGSVRRMQETVGDLDILVISNKPDKVMDYFVHMPEVQGVLSKGPTKTSVRLKIGADADVRVLPPESFGAAFQYFTGDKYHNITLREIAIKKGYKLNEYGLYKDRRLVAGKTEEEIYKKLGMNCMDPEIRTNSGEIEAAIKGELPMLIGYDDLLGDLQVQTDWTDGENSIKEMAEAAKKQGLEYIVITDHTKSLAMANGSDEKRLVKQMAEIDKVQKQVSGIKILKSAEVNINKDGTLDINDETLAKLDVVGASVHSSFNMLEADMTKRIIRTMENPNVDILFHPTGRLIQKREPYKVNIDELIKTAKRTKTILEINAYPERLDLKDEYIRKAVSAGVKLAIDSDAHSVAHFKFLEFGIAQARRGWAGKKDVINTRPWPEMLKLLK, via the coding sequence ATGTCTAATCAGGAATTAGCAAAAATTTTATCTGAAATAGCGTCATTTTTGGAGATGAATGAAATAGCATTTAAGCCGCGCGCTTATGAGCATGCGGCTTTTTCAATTCAATCGCTTGAAGAAGACGTGGGCGAGATTTACAAAAAAGGCGGAATTAAAGCGCTTGAAAACATTCCCGGCGTTGGCCGCGGTATTGCCGAGCGCATTGAGGAATATATAAAGACCGGCCGCGTTAAGGACTACGAAAAACTAAAAAAACAATTTCCGGTTGATATTAAGAGTCTGATGACCATTGAAGGTGTTGGGCCAAAGCTGGTCAAAAAATTGTATCAAAAATTAAAAATAAAAAATATTGCTGATCTTGAAAAAGCGGCAAAGACTGGCAAATTACGGGGACTTGAGGGTTTAGGCGAAAAATCAGAGCAAAAAATACTCAAGGGTATAGAATTTTTGCGGCAGTCACATGGCCGTTTTTTGTTGGGACATGTTTTGCCAGTTGCCCGCAAAATTTTGGAAAATTTACGTGCCTTGCCATATATCAAGCAAGCAGAAGCGGCCGGTTCTGTGCGTCGGATGCAAGAAACGGTCGGCGATCTGGATATTTTGGTTATTTCCAACAAACCAGACAAGGTGATGGATTATTTTGTGCACATGCCTGAAGTCCAGGGGGTACTATCTAAAGGACCTACAAAAACTTCTGTTAGGTTGAAGATTGGAGCGGATGCGGATGTTCGTGTTCTGCCACCGGAATCATTCGGCGCCGCGTTCCAGTATTTTACTGGAGATAAATACCACAATATCACATTACGTGAAATTGCGATTAAAAAGGGCTACAAGCTAAATGAATATGGTTTATACAAGGACAGGCGATTGGTTGCCGGAAAAACAGAAGAGGAAATTTATAAAAAACTTGGTATGAACTGCATGGATCCGGAAATTAGGACAAATAGCGGAGAGATAGAAGCGGCCATAAAAGGCGAATTACCAATGTTGATCGGTTATGACGATTTGCTTGGTGATTTGCAGGTGCAGACTGATTGGACTGACGGTGAAAATTCAATAAAAGAAATGGCGGAAGCGGCCAAAAAACAAGGGCTAGAATATATTGTGATTACTGATCATACAAAGTCCCTTGCCATGGCCAACGGTTCTGATGAAAAAAGACTAGTCAAGCAAATGGCCGAAATCGATAAAGTTCAAAAACAGGTTAGTGGAATTAAGATACTAAAGAGTGCGGAAGTTAATATAAACAAAGACGGCACATTAGACATTAACGACGAAACATTGGCCAAATTGGATGTTGTCGGTGCGTCAGTGCATTCCAGTTTCAATATGCTAGAAGCAGATATGACAAAAAGGATAATTCGAACGATGGAAAACCCCAATGTGGACATATTGTTTCATCCAACAGGTCGGTTAATACAAAAAAGAGAACCATACAAAGTGAACATTGATGAACTTATTAAAACAGCTAAGCGCACCAAGACGATACTCGAGATCAATGCTTACCCAGAGCGTCTTGATTTAAAAGACGAATATATACGCAAGGCCGTAAGTGCTGGAGTAAAATTGGCAATTGATTCTGACGCGCATTCCGTTGCTCATTTCAAATTCCTTGAATTCGGTATTGCCCAAGCTCGTCGCGGCTGGGCAGGAAAAAAAGACGTAATAAATACCAGGCCCTGGCCGGAGATGTTAAAATTGCTTAAATGA
- a CDS encoding LOG family protein, whose amino-acid sequence MKYKFVVSGAAETGHCAIDADKKSYELGQEIVKHNGILITGATKGIPYFAAKGAKEAGGISIGISPAASYVAHVRSYKLPDDYFDFIIYTGFDYSGRNLLLTRSADAIIICCGRIGTLNEFTIAFEDNKPIGVLEGTGGFADEIKHIIDIGHRGKGKIVYDSDPKRLIEKLIELIDKEHQGFDGAVPKEEEDFAQGRE is encoded by the coding sequence ATGAAATATAAATTTGTAGTTTCTGGTGCGGCAGAAACCGGCCATTGTGCCATAGATGCCGATAAAAAGTCGTATGAGCTTGGCCAAGAAATTGTTAAACACAACGGTATTTTGATTACCGGTGCCACCAAGGGTATCCCTTATTTTGCTGCTAAGGGAGCCAAAGAGGCAGGTGGCATATCAATCGGCATTTCGCCGGCCGCTAGTTATGTAGCACATGTTAGATCGTACAAGTTGCCAGACGATTATTTTGATTTTATAATTTATACCGGTTTTGATTATTCTGGACGCAATTTGTTACTTACTCGTTCTGCTGATGCCATTATAATTTGTTGTGGGCGTATTGGGACACTAAACGAATTTACTATTGCCTTTGAAGACAATAAACCCATCGGGGTTCTTGAGGGTACCGGTGGTTTCGCCGATGAGATTAAGCACATTATAGATATTGGTCATCGCGGTAAAGGTAAAATTGTTTATGACTCCGACCCAAAGCGACTTATTGAGAAACTTATTGAACTTATTGATAAAGAGCATCAGGGTTTTGATGGGGCAGTGCCTAAAGAAGAAGAGGACTTTGCGCAGGGCAGAGAATAA